Proteins encoded by one window of Clostridia bacterium:
- a CDS encoding replication-associated recombination protein A, whose product MGYKTPLAVSIRPDNIDMVAGQKHILGEGKILRNILNSGIIPNMIFYGPSGTGKTTVANIAATVSNRKLYKLNATTASVSDIKQIISELDGFDAMQGVILYLDEIQNFNKKQQQSLLEVIENGSITLIASTTENPYFYIYNAILSRCSVFEFKPVEPAEMEGVIKRAVLYLSKEYAKKISICEKAILHISHMSNGDVRKALNAVEVSFLNHVNTKDSEVEISLDDAVQATQRSSLKYDRDGDNHYDIISAFQKSIRGSDPDAAVHYLARLVLAGDIQIICRRLMVIAAEDIGLAYPMAVPIVKGCVDSALMLGFPEARIPLAEATVLLATAPKSNSAYMALAGAIEDIENINTGEIPRQLQNKHYDGEGDVIKGQHYLYPHDYPNHYVEQQYLPDKIKNKQYYRYGENKNEQAFKTYWEQIKKK is encoded by the coding sequence ATGGGGTATAAAACACCGCTTGCGGTTTCTATCCGTCCGGATAATATTGATATGGTTGCGGGACAAAAACATATTCTGGGAGAAGGTAAAATACTGCGCAACATCCTCAACAGCGGTATTATTCCGAATATGATTTTTTACGGTCCGTCCGGCACAGGGAAAACCACAGTTGCGAATATAGCTGCAACGGTTTCGAACCGAAAGCTTTATAAATTGAATGCAACAACTGCGTCTGTTTCGGATATTAAACAGATTATTTCCGAACTTGACGGATTTGATGCCATGCAAGGTGTAATTTTGTATTTGGACGAAATACAAAACTTTAATAAAAAACAGCAACAATCTTTGCTTGAAGTCATTGAAAACGGTAGCATAACCTTGATTGCGAGCACAACAGAAAATCCTTATTTTTACATTTATAATGCGATTTTGTCGCGCTGCAGTGTTTTTGAATTCAAGCCCGTTGAGCCTGCTGAAATGGAAGGTGTTATTAAACGTGCCGTTTTGTATCTTAGTAAAGAATATGCAAAAAAAATATCAATTTGCGAAAAAGCAATTTTACATATCAGCCACATGTCAAACGGAGATGTGCGCAAGGCTTTAAATGCAGTTGAAGTTTCTTTTTTAAACCACGTTAATACAAAGGATTCAGAAGTTGAAATCTCACTTGATGATGCAGTGCAGGCGACCCAGCGTTCGAGTTTGAAATATGACCGTGACGGTGATAATCACTATGACATTATCAGTGCTTTTCAGAAATCAATTCGTGGAAGTGACCCCGATGCGGCAGTTCATTATCTCGCAAGGCTTGTTCTAGCCGGAGATATTCAAATTATTTGTCGCCGTCTGATGGTTATCGCGGCAGAAGATATCGGGTTAGCTTATCCGATGGCTGTGCCGATTGTTAAAGGGTGTGTAGACTCTGCGTTAATGCTTGGTTTTCCGGAAGCGAGAATCCCGCTTGCCGAAGCAACGGTTCTGCTTGCAACTGCACCGAAATCCAATTCCGCATACATGGCACTTGCCGGAGCGATAGAAGATATAGAAAACATCAATACCGGAGAAATACCTCGTCAATTGCAAAACAAGCATTACGATGGGGAAGGGGATGTAATCAAAGGACAACACTATTTGTATCCGCATGACTATCCGAATCATTATGTTGAGCAACAGTATTTGCCTGATAAAATCAAAAACAAACAATACTACCGGTATGGTGAAAATAAGAACGAGCAAGCGTTTAAAACGTATTGGGAGCAGATAAAAAAGAAATAA
- a CDS encoding serine hydroxymethyltransferase: MYDLECIKKQDEAVASAIEAEAFRQRHNIELIASENFVSEAVMAAMGTPLTNKYAEGYPGKRYYGGCEKVDIVEDLARERAKKIFGADHANVQPHSGAQANTAVYFAMLKPGDTILGMNLAHGGHLTHGSPVNISGSYFNIVPYGVTEDTNTIDYDAVEKLALECKPKMIVCGASAYPRIIDFKRFGEIAKKVGAYLMVDMAHIAGLVAAGLHPNPVEYADFVTTTTHKTLRGPRGGMILCKEEYAKQIDKAVFPGIQGGPLMHVIAAKAVCFGEALTPAFKAYQEQIVKNAAQLAKTLTERGVKLVSGGTDNHLMLLDLTDTGITGKELEARLDSVHITANKNAIPFDTQSPFITSGVRIGTPAVTSRGFVEEDMVIVGNLIADVITDYEGTKDAVCAKVEELCKKHPLYE, encoded by the coding sequence ATGTACGATTTGGAATGTATTAAAAAGCAGGACGAAGCTGTAGCTTCTGCCATTGAAGCAGAAGCGTTCCGTCAGCGACACAACATTGAGCTGATTGCGTCTGAAAACTTTGTAAGTGAAGCGGTAATGGCGGCTATGGGCACTCCGCTTACCAACAAGTATGCTGAAGGCTATCCGGGAAAGCGCTACTATGGTGGTTGTGAAAAAGTGGATATCGTTGAAGATTTAGCCCGTGAACGTGCAAAGAAAATTTTCGGTGCAGATCACGCAAACGTTCAACCTCATTCTGGTGCGCAGGCCAATACCGCTGTTTATTTTGCGATGTTAAAACCCGGTGACACTATTTTGGGTATGAATCTTGCGCACGGCGGACATCTGACACATGGAAGTCCCGTGAATATTTCCGGTTCTTACTTTAATATTGTACCTTATGGTGTAACGGAAGATACGAATACAATCGATTATGATGCTGTTGAAAAGCTTGCTTTAGAATGCAAGCCGAAAATGATTGTTTGCGGTGCCAGCGCATACCCTAGAATCATCGATTTTAAACGTTTTGGCGAGATTGCAAAAAAAGTTGGTGCATATCTGATGGTAGATATGGCTCATATTGCAGGTTTGGTTGCGGCCGGTCTTCATCCGAATCCTGTTGAGTATGCTGATTTTGTAACCACAACCACACATAAAACTTTGCGTGGCCCCAGAGGCGGTATGATCCTTTGCAAGGAAGAATACGCTAAACAGATTGATAAAGCTGTATTTCCGGGCATCCAGGGCGGTCCTTTGATGCATGTAATCGCTGCAAAAGCGGTATGCTTCGGTGAAGCGTTGACTCCTGCGTTCAAAGCTTACCAGGAACAGATTGTAAAAAATGCCGCACAGCTCGCAAAAACACTAACCGAAAGAGGTGTTAAGCTTGTTTCGGGTGGAACAGACAATCATTTGATGCTTTTAGATCTTACCGACACAGGTATTACCGGCAAAGAACTTGAAGCTCGTTTGGATTCGGTTCATATTACGGCGAACAAAAATGCGATTCCTTTTGATACACAGAGTCCCTTTATTACAAGCGGTGTTCGTATTGGCACGCCTGCTGTTACTTCCAGAGGTTTTGTAGAAGAAGATATGGTTATCGTTGGTAATCTGATTGCGGATGTTATCACGGATTACGAAGGAACAAAAGATGCGGTATGCGCAAAAGTTGAAGAACTTTGTAAAAAACATCCGCTTTACGAATAA